Proteins co-encoded in one Prescottella sp. R16 genomic window:
- a CDS encoding suppressor of fused domain protein: MTDVAAAVRTHLDRHLPGPEPTSASVTFLGVEPIDVLLYPGDGESPVRYVTVGCSRHPMGDPSDMLADPTHGPRAELVLALSGGAGVASGVHRTLAVLAAAPSVEGIVLRPDALIDLGEPLWKGSPFTAVLLGESDVPDLTLPAPLDPVQFLEAVPLTGTEAAWVRVRGAAALRDAWDEAGIDVRDPARGAASL; this comes from the coding sequence GTGACCGATGTTGCCGCTGCCGTACGTACCCACCTCGACCGGCACCTGCCCGGCCCCGAACCGACCTCTGCGTCGGTGACGTTCCTCGGTGTCGAACCGATCGACGTCCTGCTGTATCCCGGCGACGGTGAATCACCCGTCCGCTACGTCACCGTCGGCTGCTCGAGGCATCCGATGGGGGACCCGAGCGACATGCTCGCCGACCCCACCCACGGCCCGCGCGCCGAACTGGTCCTGGCCCTGTCCGGCGGTGCCGGGGTGGCGTCCGGTGTGCACCGCACCCTCGCGGTACTGGCCGCCGCGCCATCGGTGGAGGGCATCGTGCTGCGCCCCGACGCGCTGATCGATCTGGGGGAGCCGTTGTGGAAGGGTTCCCCGTTCACCGCGGTCCTCCTCGGGGAGAGCGACGTCCCCGACCTGACCCTCCCGGCCCCGCTCGACCCGGTGCAGTTCCTCGAGGCGGTGCCGCTGACCGGCACCGAGGCCGCCTGGGTGCGGGTGCGTGGCGCCGCTGCGCTGCGTGACGCGTGGGACGAGGCCGGTATCGACGTCCGTGATCCCGCCCGCGGCGCGGCCAGTCTGTAG
- a CDS encoding MFS transporter produces MPLRPIPTATPSVPLLTGVLCFVILVVSTQQTVVLPLTSIIGRQLDADATAVGWTLTAGFLSAAVATPVAGRTADLRRKRSVLLAVLSIVLAGSLLAALTESLPLLVVARVLQGVSFAAFPVCLAILRAELPAARLTSAMGLLSGTLGFGGAVGMVLIGLVVPPDADYRRAFWLATGLTVVAIAGVVVAVPARANPVRGRVDWTGAVLLGAGLVLILLPLSEGGGWGWFSPATLGSAAAGVVVLAGWFVFERRVDQPLVPSSMLTHRPVVCTHAAGVFIGAGMFVNITAVTYFVQTDRAAAGYGFDATPMHTGLLYILPGASVGVVVSMCSGVLIHRFGARAVMSGAGVLGVVGFCTLMFVHDTTWQVIAASMVTSAFTNLGYAVMPALLVAEVGPDLTGVANSVNSIARTVGSSVASALLATMLAASVASRASGTSPTAGGPAPAGVWVYTAAFGFGAVCAVVATVCVFVGTARRHGPEIDGRPQSASRASMSRADSAVLGSHSTS; encoded by the coding sequence GTGCCTCTGCGTCCGATACCGACCGCGACACCGTCCGTCCCGCTGCTGACCGGCGTCCTGTGCTTCGTCATCCTGGTGGTGTCCACGCAGCAGACGGTGGTGCTGCCGTTGACGTCGATCATCGGCCGCCAACTGGACGCCGACGCCACCGCCGTCGGATGGACGTTGACGGCCGGGTTCCTCTCCGCGGCCGTGGCGACGCCGGTGGCCGGGCGGACGGCGGATCTGCGCCGCAAGCGCAGCGTGCTGCTCGCGGTCCTGTCGATCGTGCTCGCCGGTTCCCTCCTCGCGGCGCTCACCGAGTCGCTGCCGCTGCTCGTCGTCGCCCGGGTCCTGCAGGGGGTGTCGTTCGCCGCGTTCCCGGTGTGCCTGGCGATCCTGCGGGCGGAACTGCCGGCGGCCCGGTTGACGTCGGCGATGGGACTGCTGTCGGGGACACTCGGATTCGGTGGCGCGGTCGGCATGGTCCTGATCGGTCTCGTCGTGCCCCCGGACGCCGACTACCGACGGGCGTTCTGGCTCGCGACCGGGCTCACCGTCGTCGCGATCGCCGGTGTGGTGGTGGCCGTGCCGGCGCGGGCGAATCCGGTTCGGGGTCGCGTCGACTGGACCGGTGCCGTCCTCCTCGGGGCGGGACTCGTGTTGATCCTGCTGCCGCTCTCGGAAGGAGGCGGCTGGGGATGGTTCTCACCGGCGACGCTCGGGTCCGCGGCGGCCGGGGTCGTCGTGCTGGCCGGATGGTTCGTGTTCGAACGGCGTGTCGACCAGCCGCTGGTGCCGTCGTCGATGCTCACCCACCGGCCGGTCGTCTGCACGCACGCGGCCGGGGTGTTCATCGGCGCCGGAATGTTCGTCAACATCACCGCGGTCACGTACTTCGTCCAGACGGACCGCGCCGCCGCCGGCTACGGCTTCGACGCGACCCCGATGCACACCGGTCTGCTCTACATCCTGCCGGGCGCCTCGGTCGGGGTCGTGGTGTCGATGTGCAGTGGCGTCCTCATCCACCGGTTCGGGGCGCGGGCCGTCATGAGCGGCGCGGGCGTCCTCGGGGTCGTCGGCTTCTGCACCCTGATGTTCGTGCACGACACCACGTGGCAGGTGATCGCCGCGTCGATGGTGACGTCGGCGTTCACGAACCTCGGCTACGCGGTGATGCCGGCGCTCCTCGTCGCGGAGGTGGGCCCGGATCTGACGGGTGTCGCGAACAGTGTCAACTCGATCGCGCGGACGGTCGGCAGTTCGGTGGCCAGCGCCCTGCTCGCCACGATGCTCGCGGCGTCCGTGGCGAGCCGGGCGTCCGGGACGTCACCGACGGCCGGTGGTCCCGCCCCCGCCGGGGTGTGGGTGTACACCGCCGCGTTCGGGTTCGGGGCGGTGTGCGCGGTGGTCGCGACGGTGTGCGTGTTCGTGGGCACCGCCCGGCGGCACGGTCCCGAGATCGACGGCCGACCTCAGAGCGCGAGCCGCGCCAGCATGTCCCGCGCCGATTCCGCGGTCTTGGGGTCGCACAGCACGTCGTAG
- a CDS encoding magnesium transporter MgtE N-terminal domain-containing protein: MAAVSKVFAARLAGLVVLGPDGESIGRVRDVVLTIRVGRQPPRVLGLVIEMFTRKRIFVPILRVTAIEPGSVTLKTGNVSLRRFDQRPTEILALAQVLDSHVRIDDPDVVETIGTDVVIVDLGIEQTRTRDWLVSRVAVRAHRGRLGRRSAIHVVDWPHVHGLTPTALAMPGQGVSQLLMQFDGMRPADVAHAMRELPEKRRHEVALALDDERLADVVQELPSDDQTDLLLHLEVQRAAEVLEAMDPDDAADVLGGLPETDAESLLQLMDPEDSEPVRRLLEHSPDTAGGLMTPEPVVLTPSTTVAEALARARNADLTPALASMVFVVRPPTATPTGRYLGCVHLQRLLREPPASLVGGVLDDDLPLLDPEDPLATVTRYFATYNLVCAPVVDDEHHLLGAVTVDDVLDHLLPTDWREEEAGDE; this comes from the coding sequence ATGGCAGCTGTGAGCAAGGTATTCGCAGCCAGGCTCGCCGGCCTGGTGGTCCTCGGACCGGACGGCGAATCGATCGGCCGGGTACGGGACGTGGTGCTCACCATCCGGGTGGGGCGCCAGCCTCCACGCGTCCTCGGCCTGGTCATCGAAATGTTCACGCGTAAACGCATTTTCGTCCCGATACTGCGGGTCACCGCGATCGAGCCGGGCTCGGTGACCCTCAAGACCGGCAACGTGAGCCTGCGCCGGTTCGACCAGCGCCCCACCGAGATCCTCGCCCTCGCACAGGTCCTCGACTCGCACGTCCGGATCGACGACCCGGACGTCGTCGAGACGATCGGCACCGACGTCGTGATCGTCGACCTCGGTATCGAACAGACCCGCACCCGCGACTGGCTGGTCTCCCGGGTCGCGGTCCGGGCCCACCGCGGCCGGCTGGGCCGCCGGTCGGCCATCCACGTCGTCGACTGGCCGCACGTCCACGGCTTGACCCCGACCGCGCTCGCGATGCCCGGCCAGGGTGTCTCGCAGCTGCTGATGCAGTTCGACGGCATGCGGCCGGCGGACGTTGCGCACGCGATGCGCGAGCTGCCGGAGAAACGCCGGCACGAGGTGGCCCTCGCACTCGACGACGAACGCCTCGCCGACGTCGTGCAGGAGCTTCCCTCCGACGACCAGACCGACCTGCTGTTACATCTCGAGGTGCAGCGCGCCGCCGAGGTGCTCGAGGCGATGGACCCCGACGACGCCGCCGACGTGCTCGGCGGACTGCCCGAGACGGATGCGGAATCGCTGCTGCAGCTGATGGATCCGGAGGACTCCGAGCCGGTGCGGCGGCTGCTCGAGCACTCCCCCGACACCGCGGGCGGCCTGATGACGCCGGAGCCGGTCGTGCTCACCCCGTCGACCACGGTCGCCGAGGCCCTCGCCCGGGCCCGCAACGCCGACCTGACGCCGGCACTCGCGAGCATGGTGTTCGTGGTCCGGCCGCCGACCGCGACACCGACCGGCCGCTACCTGGGCTGTGTGCACCTGCAACGGCTGCTGCGGGAACCACCGGCCTCCCTCGTCGGCGGTGTCCTCGACGACGACCTGCCGCTGCTCGACCCCGAAGATCCGCTCGCGACGGTGACCCGCTACTTCGCCACCTACAACCTGGTGTGCGCGCCGGTCGTCGACGACGAGCACCACCTGCTGGGCGCCGTCACCGTCGACGACGTCCTCGACCATCTGCTGCCCACCGACTGGCGCGAGGAAGAGGCCGGCGATGAGTGA
- a CDS encoding CoA ester lyase, producing MTTPFRPRRSVLAVPGSSRKMIDKAKGLPADSIFLDLEDAVAPIAKAEARGRIVDALNEDGWGGQIKVVRVNDWTTEWTHADVATVVGGAGANLDAILLPKVPDASHVQALDLLLTQIEKANGLEVGRIGIEPQIENAVGLRNIDAIASASPRVQTLVFGPADFMASINMRTLVVGEQPEGYDRGDAYHHILMTILLAARTHGLQAIDGPYLQIRDVDAFRRSAQRTAALGFDGKWVLHPTQIDAANEVFSPRQEDYDQAELILDAYEFHTSEAGGGRGAVMLGDEMIDEASRKMALVISAKGRAAGMTRTSSFTPPANG from the coding sequence ATGACCACTCCTTTCCGGCCGCGTCGTTCGGTCCTGGCGGTGCCCGGGTCGAGCCGCAAGATGATCGACAAGGCGAAAGGTCTTCCCGCCGACTCGATCTTCCTCGATCTCGAGGACGCCGTCGCGCCGATCGCGAAGGCGGAGGCCCGCGGCCGGATCGTGGACGCGCTGAACGAGGACGGCTGGGGCGGCCAGATCAAGGTGGTGCGCGTCAACGACTGGACCACCGAGTGGACCCACGCGGACGTCGCGACCGTCGTCGGGGGTGCGGGTGCGAACCTCGACGCGATCCTGCTGCCGAAGGTGCCCGACGCGAGCCACGTGCAGGCGCTGGATCTGCTGCTGACCCAGATCGAGAAGGCGAACGGGCTCGAGGTGGGGCGGATCGGGATCGAACCGCAGATCGAGAACGCGGTGGGCCTGCGGAACATCGACGCGATCGCGTCGGCGAGCCCGCGCGTGCAGACCCTGGTGTTCGGTCCGGCGGACTTCATGGCGAGCATCAACATGCGCACGCTCGTCGTGGGCGAGCAGCCCGAGGGATACGACCGCGGCGACGCCTACCACCACATCCTCATGACGATCCTGCTGGCGGCCCGCACCCACGGACTGCAGGCGATCGACGGCCCGTACCTGCAGATCCGGGACGTCGACGCGTTCCGGCGGTCGGCGCAGCGCACCGCCGCGCTCGGGTTCGACGGCAAATGGGTGCTCCATCCCACCCAGATCGACGCCGCCAACGAGGTGTTCAGCCCGCGGCAGGAGGACTACGACCAGGCCGAGCTGATCCTCGACGCCTACGAGTTCCACACCTCGGAGGCCGGTGGCGGCCGCGGTGCGGTGATGCTGGGCGACGAGATGATCGACGAGGCGAGCCGCAAGATGGCGCTCGTGATCTCGGCGAAGGGCCGTGCCGCCGGCATGACGCGGACGTCGAGTTTCACGCCGCCCGCGAACGGGTAG
- a CDS encoding general stress protein, translating to MTNPLSQQGRARGLPTPPTGWPIGSYPTYAEAQRAVDYLSDQEFPVENVTIVGVDLMQVERVLGRLTWPKVIGGGIVSGAWLGVFFGLLLGIFTGNVLGPLAVGIVGGIVFGLISTTIPYATTRGTRDFSSTMQLVAGRYDVLCDPKTAESARDMLARLAL from the coding sequence ATGACGAATCCACTCTCACAGCAGGGCCGCGCGCGGGGGTTGCCGACGCCGCCCACGGGCTGGCCCATCGGCTCGTACCCGACATACGCCGAGGCGCAGCGCGCGGTCGACTACCTGTCCGACCAGGAGTTTCCGGTCGAGAACGTGACGATCGTCGGAGTTGACCTCATGCAGGTCGAACGTGTCCTGGGCCGGCTCACCTGGCCCAAAGTCATTGGCGGCGGCATTGTTTCGGGTGCCTGGCTCGGCGTGTTCTTCGGCCTGTTGCTCGGCATCTTCACCGGCAACGTGCTCGGACCGCTGGCCGTCGGCATCGTCGGTGGCATCGTGTTCGGACTGATCTCCACGACCATCCCGTACGCGACGACGAGGGGCACCCGCGACTTCTCGTCGACCATGCAGCTCGTGGCCGGACGCTACGACGTGCTGTGCGACCCCAAGACCGCGGAATCGGCGCGGGACATGCTGGCGCGGCTCGCGCTCTGA
- a CDS encoding PHP domain-containing protein codes for MRIDLHTHSTASDGTDTPAGLVSAAADAGIDVLAITDHDTTAGWAEAAAALPSGMRLVRGMEMSCEGRGDDGRPVAVHLLAYLFDPAAHEFAVERERLRDERVARLRAMAGKMEADGLPIDADAVMADAGLSVGRPHLARALVRAGIVDSVGEAFTHLLSTRSPYYVDKADTPLERAVDLVAAAGGVTVIAHARARSRGRLLDLDHIRELAERGLGGLEIDHPDHSPDDAATLRSLTRELGLIGTGSSDYHGANKTIELGRHTTDPDAFDALVERATGVPVL; via the coding sequence GTGCGTATCGACCTCCACACCCACTCGACCGCATCCGACGGTACGGACACCCCCGCCGGGCTCGTGTCCGCGGCGGCCGACGCCGGCATCGACGTCCTCGCGATCACCGACCACGACACCACCGCCGGGTGGGCGGAGGCGGCCGCGGCCCTGCCATCGGGGATGCGGCTCGTTCGGGGCATGGAGATGTCGTGCGAGGGCCGCGGCGACGACGGCCGCCCGGTCGCGGTGCACCTGCTCGCGTACCTGTTCGATCCGGCGGCCCACGAGTTCGCCGTCGAGCGGGAACGACTGCGCGACGAACGGGTCGCGCGGCTGCGGGCGATGGCCGGAAAGATGGAGGCGGACGGCCTGCCGATCGACGCCGACGCCGTCATGGCCGACGCCGGCCTCTCGGTCGGCCGCCCCCACCTGGCCCGCGCGCTGGTGCGGGCCGGGATCGTCGACAGTGTCGGTGAGGCGTTCACACACCTGCTGTCGACCCGCAGCCCCTACTACGTCGACAAGGCGGACACCCCGCTCGAGCGGGCCGTCGACCTGGTCGCCGCGGCCGGCGGGGTCACCGTGATCGCGCACGCCCGGGCCCGTAGCCGGGGCCGTCTGCTCGACCTCGACCACATCCGGGAACTCGCCGAACGCGGCCTCGGCGGTCTCGAGATCGACCACCCCGACCACAGTCCCGACGATGCGGCGACACTGCGTTCCCTCACCCGGGAACTCGGCCTGATCGGCACCGGCTCGTCCGACTACCACGGCGCCAACAAGACGATCGAACTCGGGCGGCACACCACCGACCCCGACGCGTTCGACGCCCTCGTCGAGCGCGCGACCGGGGTACCGGTGCTGTGA